Below is a window of Rodentibacter sp. JRC1 DNA.
GATTTCCGCAAGATATTTCAACATTAATTCAACAAGTTATTTAATTCAAGTGCGGTCAAAAAATGCAATGTTTTTTGACCGCACTATTTTTTCCGAAGTGAAACTTCTCCGCCATTGAAGGTTTTCAATACATTTTCAGAAAAGAGTAGCAAATAACCATTCGAATCAATACCCTGTTCAATCCCTGAAATCACGCCTTGCTCCGTAATAACATTTACCTCGTTGTTAAAGAAGGCATTACGCGCCTGCCACGCTTGTTGAAATTTGTCATCAATGCCCTCTTTCTCAAAACGTTCCAATCGTGCATAAAGATGCCGTATCAATTTTGGAAATAAGATTTGGCGATCAACATTAGGATCAACTTTGCACAATTCCGCGTAAGGTTGGTTAATTTCAGTTTGCGCCGGTAATGACACATTAATTCCTACACCAACCACCAAATTTAACAATCCGTTTTTATGATTAGAAATTTCGATCAAAATGCCACTCAGCTTTTTTCCGTCCAACAAAACATCATTCGGCCATTTTACTTGCGCACCAAGCGTTTCAGCAATTGCCAATCCTACAGCAAGGCTTAACCCTTCAATGGATTTTTGAGATTCTAAAGCCCAATAAAAGCTAAAAATCATTTGTCCGGCAAAGGGGGAAAGCCATTGACGTCCGCGCCGTCCCCGTCCCAATGTTTGATATTCTGCAAGACAAAGATCGCCTTTTTTTAACCGAGGAATATTTTGCAAAACCCATTCATTTGTCGAAGAAATAATGGGTTGATAATGCACTTGATACGGAAAAAGTGCGGTTGAAATTTGCATTGAATCCAATAAAGCTAATTGCGGCACTAAACGATAACACCCCGCACATTCTTCTATTTGTATTCCTTGAACGCGAAATTGTACCAAGTCATTTTCAATATTTTGTGAAAATATTGCCAATTCCGACCGCACTTTCGGCTGACAATCAGCCAAATAATTTAGTAGTGGTAAATTCATCTTTTTCTCCTGACGAAAACGTTTGCAAATATAGCATAAAATCGAAAATTTTCGTTTTCAAAACGAAGTTAAATCTGTATAATCCCGCCGCAATATTTTTTATCATAACTTTAACAGCGAGAATATTGCGATGCTTAGAATCAAACAAGAAGCCCTTACTTTTGACGACGTATTGCTCGTCCCTGCACATTCTACTGTGCTTCCGAATACAGCAGATCTTTCAACTCAACTTACTAAAGAAATTCGTTTAAATATTCCAATGCTTTCCGCTGCGATGGATACCGTAACGGAAGCCAAGTTAGCCATTTCTCTTGCGCAAGAAGGCGGAATCGGTTTTATTCACAAAAATATGACCATTGAACGCCAAGCGGATCGCGTTCGAAAAGTGAAAAAATTTGAAAGCGGTATTGTTTCTGAACCGGTTACCGTTTCACCGGATTTAACCCTTGCAGAACTGGCTGAATTAGTCAAGAAAAACGGCTTTGCCGGCTACCCTGTTGTCGATACCGAAAACAACTTAATAGGTATCATCACCGGTCGCGATACCCGCTTCGTAAGAGATTTAAACAAAACCGTTTCTCAAGTAATGACGAAAAAAGATCGCTTAGTTACCGTGAAAGAAAGCGCAAATCGTGAAACTATTTTAGGGCTAATGCATGAACACCGTGTAGAAAAAGTCCTTATGGTAGATGATAGCTTCAAGTTAAAAGGAATGATCACCGTTAAAGACTTCCAAAAAGCGGAACAAAAACCCAATGCTTGTAAAGATGAATTCGGTCGTTTACGTGTTGGTGCGGCTGTTGGAGCCGGCCCGGGTAACGAAGAGCGTATCGATGCACTGGTTAAAGCTGGTGTGGACGTTCTTCTAATCGACTCTTCTCACGGTCATTCCGAGGGGGTGTTACAACGCGTGCGTGAAACCCGTGCTAAATATCCTAACTTACCGATCGTGGCCGGCAATGTTGCAACGGCTGAAGGCGCGATAGCCCTTGCTGACGCAGGCGCAAGTGCGGTGAAAGTCGGTATCGGTCCCGGTTCAATTTGCACAACCCGTATCGTAACCGGTGTGGGTGTACCGCAAATCACTGCTATTGCAGATGCCGCAGAAGCATTAAAAGATCGTGGTATTCCTGTGATTGCTGATGGAGGAATCCGTTTCTCCGGAGATATAGCCAAAGCCATTGTCGCAGGCGCAAGCTGTGTGATGGTAGGTTCAATGTTCGCTGGAACAGAAGAAGCACCGGGCGAAATCGAACTCTATCAAGGGCGAGCATTCAAATCTTATCGTGGAATGGGTTCACTTGGCGCGATGGCCAAAGGCTCATCAGATCGCTATTTCCAATCCGATAACGCCGCCGATAAACTCGTACCGGAAGGCATTGAAGGACGTATTCCATATAAAGGCTATCTTAAAGAGATCATTCACCAACAAATGGGCGGATTGCGTTCTTGTATGGGCTTAACTGGCTGCCCAACCATTGAAGATTTACGCACCAAAGCAGAATTTGTGCGAATTTCGGGGGCAGGCATTAAAGAAAGCCACGTTCACGACGTAACCATCACCAAAGAAGCCCCGAATTATAGAATGGGTTAACAGTGGGAGTTTTCCAGTTTCTTAAAGTGCGGTTGAGTTTTACTATGTTGTTGAAGAAACCCAACTACTTTATTCAGGATAAATAATCTATGAAAAAATTAGCATTCCTCATAGTCTGCCTTTTCCTATCAGCTTGTGCTAATGACTGGTCTTCAAGTGGTGTACCTGATATATACGAAGGTCAATCACAAGAAAGTGTGCTAAAAGTATTGCAAAAAAATAACTGGATTATTAAAAAACAGCATACTGATGAAAACGGTGATCTATATTTAATTGCTCAGGGTAAACCAACAGAACAATTTGCAGAACTTTTTGGAGCAAACTGCCGTCAGGGTTCATTTGTGATTTTAAAAAAAGAAGGATTACAAGTTCTTGAAACATCAGCCTGCCAAGAAGTAAAAAAATAGTTTAAATTAATAGAGAATTTTATGAACAATATCCATAACCACAAAATCCTTATCCTCGACTTCGGTTCCCAATATACCCAACTTATCGCACGCCGAGTGCGTGAAATCGGGGTCTATTGCGAACTTTGGGCGTGGGACGTTACGGAAGAACAAATCCGTGAATTTAATCCAATAGGGATTATCCTTTCAGGTGGACCTGAAAGCACCACCGAAGAAAATAGCCCACGTGCGCCGGAATATGTCTTTAATGCGGGCGTGCCGGTGCTGGGTATCTGCTATGGTATGCAAACAATGGCAATGCAATTAGGTGGTTTAACAGAAACTTCGGATCACCGAGAATTCGGTTACGCTTCCGTTTCTTTAGAAAATTCGACCGCACTTTTTGCCAATCTTAACGATAATTTGACCGCTTGTGAGCCTAAATTAGACGTTTGGATGAGCCACGGCGATAAAGTAACCCGTTTGCCAGAAGGTTTTGCCATTACAGGCGTTACGCCAACTTGCCCGATTGCGGCAATGTCGGACGAAAGTCGCCATTTTTACGGCGTACAGTTCCACCCTGAAGTTACTCACACCAAGAGCGGTCTAGAATTGCTGAGAAATTTCGTGGTCGGCATTTGTGGCTGCGAAACCAAATGGACGGCAGAAAATATTATCGAAGATGCCGTGGCTCGCATCAAAGCACAGGTAGGCGATGATGAAGTGATTTTAGGCTTATCGGGCGGCGTAGATTCCTCCGTTGTCGCCCTCTTATTACACCGAGCGCTTGGCAAAAATTTACATTGTGTTTTTGTTGACAATGGTTTACTTCGCTTAAATGAAGGCGATCAGGTAATGGAAATGTTTGGCAATAAATTTGGCTTGAATATTACTCGAGTCAATGCGGAAGATCGTTTCCTATCCGAATTAGCAGGCGTGGACGAACCCGAAGCCAAACGCAAAATTATCGGCAAAGTATTTGTCGATGTATTCGATGACGAATCGAAAAAACATCCGAATGTTAAATGGTTGGCTCAGGGTACAATCTATCCTGATGTGATTGAATCTGCCGCCAGCAAAACCGGCAAAGCGCATGTAATAAAATCACACCATAATGTAGGCGGTCTCCCTGATTATATGAAACTCGGTTTAGTCGAGCCATTACGTGAATTATTCAAAGATGAGGTGCGTAAAATTGGTTTAGCCCTAGGATTACCAGCAGAAATGATCAATCGCCACCCATTCCCCGGTCCGGGCTTAGGCGTGAGAGTCTTAGGTGAGGTGAAAAAGGAATATTGTGATTTACTTCGCCGTGCCGATGCGATTTTTATGGAAGAACTTCACAATGCCGATTGGTATTACAAAGTCAGCCAAGCCTTCACTGTATTCCTACCCGTGAAATCCGTAGGGGTGATGGGAGATGGTCGTAAATATGACTGGGTAGTCTCACTTCGTGCAGTCGAAACCATTGATTTTATGACCGCTCACTGGGCTCACCTGCCTTATGATTTACTCGGCAAGATCTCCAACCGTATCATCAATGAAATCAATGGTATTTCTCGTGTGGTATATGATGTCTCAGGTAAGCCGCCAGCAACGATTGAGTGGGAATAAAAAACCCGCTTTTCAATGATGTTCAATTCATTTCAAAAATAGCCAAAAGCCCTGTGATGACAGGGCTTTTCTATTTCACTTCATATCAGTTCAATTTCGTCAGTTATTTTGACTGATATTATAAGATGTGATATTGAAAAAAGAGCGGTCAATAAAAAACATTATTTTTATCGACCGCTCTTTTTAACTAAACATTCACCGGTTTTACTATCTCGCTTGGGTAACAACCCAGAATTTTGAGATAGTTACTATAATTTTTGAGTTCATTTAGGGCATCTTGCGTATCCGGATGATGAATATTTGCCTCGATTTCAAGATAAAACATTTCCTCCCAAGGTTTTCCGTAAATCGGGCGAGATTCAAGTTTCGTCATATTGATTTGGTGTTTTTTGAATACGAGTAATGCATCAACCAAAGAACCGACTTGTTGTGATGTTGTCATCAACAAGAGGGTTTTCGTATGAATTTGCGGTGAAACTTCTCTCGGCTCTTTTGCTATAACGATAAAACGGGTGATATTATTTTCCTGATTAGCAATATCCGTTTTCAATACGCTTAAACCATATAGCTTTCCGCCATCTTCATTGCCTAATGCTGCGATATTTGGTTTATTCAAGCTTGAAACCAGTTGCATAGCATGGGAGCTACTTTCACAGTATTCAATATGAACTCGCTCTAACCCTTGAATAAATCGACTACATTGTTGAATTACCTGTGGATGACTATATAGGGTATCAATTTGGCTTAAATCCGTTTGTTCATTCACTAATACACAATGTTTAATCGGGTAGGCTAGCTCCCCCACCAGTGATAGCTCAGTGTGCTGTAGCAGATCATAAACCTCATTAATTGCACCTGAAGTCGTGTTTTCCAGCGGTAGAACACCAAAATCGGCTTCACCGTTCTGAACTTTGTCAAAGACCTGTTCAAAAGATTGACAACCCAGTTCTACAAATTGTTTTTGATAACGAGCCGCATAATTACGAGCCGCCAAATTAGAGTAGGAACCACGCTTACCCAAAAAGGCGATATGTAAATTACGACTGCGCGCTTCATTCAATTTATTTTGTAAATATACCTGTTGAGTCAGCACGGAATCTTCAATAATCTTTTGGAAAATTGACGTAATATATTGCGGTTCAAGCTGATAGTTTTCATTTTCAGAAAATTGTATTAACTCTTGCAGAAGTTGCTGTTCACGCACAGTATCACGCAAGGCTTTCCGGCTGACTTCTTTACTCCTTACAACATCAAAAGCCAAACGATGGCGCTCAGAAAGCAATTTCAATAAACTACGATCAATTTGTGTAATTTGTCGGCGAATTTCTGATAGTTCCAAAGCCATACCTATCCTTATTTGAAGATTACCGCATCTTTAGGATCATATTTAGAAGCATCAAGCGGTGCTTTTTGTGAATTTTTCCAAATGTATTTTGCTAATACTTCGGCAT
It encodes the following:
- the birA gene encoding bifunctional biotin--[acetyl-CoA-carboxylase] ligase/biotin operon repressor BirA, with amino-acid sequence MNLPLLNYLADCQPKVRSELAIFSQNIENDLVQFRVQGIQIEECAGCYRLVPQLALLDSMQISTALFPYQVHYQPIISSTNEWVLQNIPRLKKGDLCLAEYQTLGRGRRGRQWLSPFAGQMIFSFYWALESQKSIEGLSLAVGLAIAETLGAQVKWPNDVLLDGKKLSGILIEISNHKNGLLNLVVGVGINVSLPAQTEINQPYAELCKVDPNVDRQILFPKLIRHLYARLERFEKEGIDDKFQQAWQARNAFFNNEVNVITEQGVISGIEQGIDSNGYLLLFSENVLKTFNGGEVSLRKK
- the guaB gene encoding IMP dehydrogenase, whose amino-acid sequence is MLRIKQEALTFDDVLLVPAHSTVLPNTADLSTQLTKEIRLNIPMLSAAMDTVTEAKLAISLAQEGGIGFIHKNMTIERQADRVRKVKKFESGIVSEPVTVSPDLTLAELAELVKKNGFAGYPVVDTENNLIGIITGRDTRFVRDLNKTVSQVMTKKDRLVTVKESANRETILGLMHEHRVEKVLMVDDSFKLKGMITVKDFQKAEQKPNACKDEFGRLRVGAAVGAGPGNEERIDALVKAGVDVLLIDSSHGHSEGVLQRVRETRAKYPNLPIVAGNVATAEGAIALADAGASAVKVGIGPGSICTTRIVTGVGVPQITAIADAAEALKDRGIPVIADGGIRFSGDIAKAIVAGASCVMVGSMFAGTEEAPGEIELYQGRAFKSYRGMGSLGAMAKGSSDRYFQSDNAADKLVPEGIEGRIPYKGYLKEIIHQQMGGLRSCMGLTGCPTIEDLRTKAEFVRISGAGIKESHVHDVTITKEAPNYRMG
- the guaA gene encoding glutamine-hydrolyzing GMP synthase; the encoded protein is MNNIHNHKILILDFGSQYTQLIARRVREIGVYCELWAWDVTEEQIREFNPIGIILSGGPESTTEENSPRAPEYVFNAGVPVLGICYGMQTMAMQLGGLTETSDHREFGYASVSLENSTALFANLNDNLTACEPKLDVWMSHGDKVTRLPEGFAITGVTPTCPIAAMSDESRHFYGVQFHPEVTHTKSGLELLRNFVVGICGCETKWTAENIIEDAVARIKAQVGDDEVILGLSGGVDSSVVALLLHRALGKNLHCVFVDNGLLRLNEGDQVMEMFGNKFGLNITRVNAEDRFLSELAGVDEPEAKRKIIGKVFVDVFDDESKKHPNVKWLAQGTIYPDVIESAASKTGKAHVIKSHHNVGGLPDYMKLGLVEPLRELFKDEVRKIGLALGLPAEMINRHPFPGPGLGVRVLGEVKKEYCDLLRRADAIFMEELHNADWYYKVSQAFTVFLPVKSVGVMGDGRKYDWVVSLRAVETIDFMTAHWAHLPYDLLGKISNRIINEINGISRVVYDVSGKPPATIEWE
- a CDS encoding chorismate mutase is translated as MALELSEIRRQITQIDRSLLKLLSERHRLAFDVVRSKEVSRKALRDTVREQQLLQELIQFSENENYQLEPQYITSIFQKIIEDSVLTQQVYLQNKLNEARSRNLHIAFLGKRGSYSNLAARNYAARYQKQFVELGCQSFEQVFDKVQNGEADFGVLPLENTTSGAINEVYDLLQHTELSLVGELAYPIKHCVLVNEQTDLSQIDTLYSHPQVIQQCSRFIQGLERVHIEYCESSSHAMQLVSSLNKPNIAALGNEDGGKLYGLSVLKTDIANQENNITRFIVIAKEPREVSPQIHTKTLLLMTTSQQVGSLVDALLVFKKHQINMTKLESRPIYGKPWEEMFYLEIEANIHHPDTQDALNELKNYSNYLKILGCYPSEIVKPVNV